From Spartinivicinus ruber, the proteins below share one genomic window:
- a CDS encoding DUF6916 family protein, whose protein sequence is MLATLTHQDFNKEINTPFIIKTNKSELILELAEVKVLRKAQGENQRDQFSLLFKGDAECFLPQQIYQLNHEIMGELSLFLVPVGRDHQSDHIQEGAYLYEAVFT, encoded by the coding sequence ATGCTAGCAACGTTAACGCACCAGGATTTTAATAAAGAAATAAACACACCTTTTATTATAAAAACTAATAAAAGTGAATTGATCCTTGAATTGGCTGAAGTAAAAGTGCTTAGAAAAGCTCAGGGAGAAAACCAGAGAGATCAGTTTTCTTTATTGTTTAAGGGAGATGCCGAGTGCTTTTTACCCCAACAAATTTATCAGTTGAACCATGAAATAATGGGTGAATTATCACTTTTTTTAGTGCCGGTTGGTAGGGATCATCAATCGGACCATATCCAGGAAGGAGCTTATTTATATGAAGCTGTATTTACATAA
- a CDS encoding GNAT family N-acetyltransferase, translated as MSASTDNLKLPQGLVIRPATDADKYFLKLLYHSTRSDLQYINAHGEFISELIAQQYQAQTVGYSNMFPNACYFIIEKQQQSIGRVTLDFTNEVIHVIDIAFILEARGKGYGKGVIQALQIAAGKTCAPLLLSVYANNWAAKNLYLKLGFQVEQSATPYERMIWYPTVKEMSA; from the coding sequence ATTCGCCCAGCCACTGATGCAGATAAGTATTTTCTTAAATTACTTTATCATTCTACTCGAAGTGATCTGCAGTATATTAATGCTCATGGGGAGTTTATTAGTGAGCTTATTGCACAACAATATCAGGCACAAACAGTTGGCTATAGCAATATGTTTCCCAATGCTTGCTATTTTATTATTGAAAAACAACAGCAATCCATTGGAAGAGTTACCTTAGATTTTACTAATGAGGTGATCCACGTCATAGATATTGCTTTTATTCTTGAGGCAAGGGGAAAAGGCTATGGAAAAGGTGTTATTCAAGCACTACAAATTGCAGCAGGAAAAACCTGTGCCCCCTTATTGCTCAGTGTTTATGCTAATAATTGGGCTGCTAAAAACCTTTATTTAAAACTGGGTTTTCAAGTTGAGCAGTCTGCTACTCCTTACGAGCGTATGATTTGGTATCCCACTGTCAAAGAAATGAGTGCATGA
- a CDS encoding phage tail protein, with translation MSEPFIAQIQMWGCNYAPRGWAYCDGGLLSIAENTALFSLIGTIYGGDGRTTMGIPNLQGRAPMNPGNGPGLTPRLLAEKGGTEEVILTQASMPKHTHQMYAEDIDAVETETAADYLARGGTPGRGGRFYPIDTYNNPENLMPLSPSSLTETGLGQGHENRQPFLAVNFCMALMGIYPSRS, from the coding sequence ATGTCAGAACCCTTTATTGCACAAATTCAAATGTGGGGTTGTAATTATGCACCTCGTGGTTGGGCATACTGTGATGGTGGATTACTATCGATAGCCGAAAATACGGCACTCTTTTCTTTGATTGGTACCATTTATGGTGGTGATGGTCGCACCACGATGGGAATTCCTAATCTTCAAGGGCGTGCCCCCATGAATCCTGGAAATGGCCCAGGACTTACACCTAGGCTATTAGCGGAAAAAGGAGGAACAGAAGAAGTCATCTTAACTCAAGCCTCCATGCCGAAACACACTCACCAAATGTATGCTGAAGATATTGATGCGGTAGAAACGGAAACAGCCGCTGATTATTTAGCAAGAGGAGGAACACCGGGTCGAGGTGGACGCTTTTATCCAATTGATACATACAATAATCCAGAAAATTTAATGCCATTGTCACCATCATCTTTAACTGAGACAGGGCTTGGGCAGGGGCATGAAAATCGGCAGCCATTTTTGGCTGTAAATTTTTGTATGGCATTAATGGGTATTTATCCTAGTCGAAGTTAA
- a CDS encoding phage tail protein, with protein sequence MSEPYISQINMFGFDFAPRTWAKCDGQNLPIANNPSLFSLLGVAYGGDGRTTFGLPNLQGRVPIHMGNGYQLGEKGGSETVRLTVENLPRHTHQMQANSQPAETNEPSNQVLAMEPSGRNIYGPATNLVEMGNSLMATGGGEAHFNMQPSQVINFCIALTGLFPPRS encoded by the coding sequence ATGTCTGAACCGTATATTAGTCAAATAAATATGTTTGGGTTTGATTTTGCACCTAGAACCTGGGCCAAATGTGATGGACAAAATTTACCCATTGCCAATAATCCAAGTTTGTTTTCATTATTAGGGGTTGCATATGGAGGTGATGGTCGTACCACATTTGGTTTACCAAATTTACAAGGCCGTGTACCCATTCACATGGGTAATGGTTACCAATTAGGAGAAAAAGGAGGCAGTGAAACGGTTCGGTTAACCGTTGAAAACTTGCCTCGTCATACCCATCAAATGCAAGCGAATAGTCAACCAGCAGAAACCAATGAACCAAGTAACCAAGTGTTAGCCATGGAGCCTAGTGGTAGAAATATCTATGGTCCAGCCACCAATTTAGTGGAGATGGGAAATTCCCTGATGGCTACTGGGGGTGGCGAAGCTCATTTTAATATGCAGCCATCCCAGGTAATAAATTTTTGCATTGCATTGACAGGTTTATTTCCACCAAGAAGCTAA
- a CDS encoding phage tail protein — MMAEPYIGEIRIFAGNFAPVHWAFCDNNLIPVTENGALFSLLGNRYGGDGRSTFALPDMRGRLPVNQGTGPGLTPRSIGERMGVEEVTLTVPQMPAHTHQLQGSNNAADSIEPQSRVLANGQPIYSSTHANLVAMSPSQVGNTGGDQPHNNVMPFLCVNFIIALQGIYPQRN; from the coding sequence ATGATGGCTGAACCCTATATTGGTGAAATCAGAATCTTTGCTGGTAATTTTGCACCGGTACACTGGGCTTTTTGTGATAATAACCTGATTCCTGTGACTGAAAATGGTGCGTTATTCTCGTTGCTGGGAAACCGTTATGGTGGCGATGGCAGAAGCACTTTTGCCTTACCGGACATGCGTGGTCGATTACCGGTAAACCAAGGCACTGGTCCAGGTTTAACCCCACGTAGTATTGGTGAGCGGATGGGAGTAGAGGAAGTGACGTTGACGGTTCCACAAATGCCTGCTCATACACACCAGTTGCAAGGAAGTAATAATGCGGCAGATAGCATAGAGCCCCAAAGCCGGGTATTGGCAAATGGACAACCGATTTATTCATCAACACACGCGAATTTAGTTGCCATGTCACCAAGCCAAGTAGGTAATACCGGAGGAGATCAACCGCACAATAATGTTATGCCATTTTTATGCGTCAATTTTATTATTGCACTACAAGGTATTTACCCCCAACGAAATTAA
- a CDS encoding DUF4347 domain-containing protein, translating into MRHYIKNLFSFTPFKFFNGNLNVLCQQVKNCSSSLKNTDVSPLPTMYASLLLPLEKRYLFDGAAVATAVDAAQQPVEPQPANDDAAAQDLLQALNTANEAENNNDTRKEVVFIDSRVIDYESLVDGLGDNLEVVVLNADQNGVEQIANSLSGRQVDAIHIVSHGDDGKLFLGNTILDVNTLNNHASYLTAIGQSLNSVGNDRGDILLYGCDVGRGAAGEAFVQALAGLTDADIAASTDDTGNSDLSGDWDLEYNTGNITTDTPFSEEAIAAYDYLFALPISSDQTTNYEGLGLADTAVIANGTVIDDISYDGWRFNGFGGETGIYAHEGSLTDNVNTTGTRFYTSDSSNFKFTSIDYVIDTAGNPANATITFYGFRNGVQVESQGFNAADTSSGTWTLNWGSVDEVKVVANTHWIFMDNLKVGAEIPANATPAISVNDTNLAYTEGNAAGQIDGAATVSDSDGDAEWNGGSLSVQITGNAEAGDRISIVDSDGDGTAITISGTNIFANGVDIGDLSGSGGIVTGGTKLTITFDSDATNANVQEVLQSIRYDSTTDDPGTSNRTITFTATDKNAASGSDTRTIVMTAVNDEPTLTSNASDPTFTEGGAAASLFSGTNISTVESGQTVSGLTFTVTNVTNGSNERVNIDGTTIVLTHGTNGSTASNSLNYSVSVIGTTATISLTGGSLSAAAAQTMVDNMSYQNNSNSPSTSNRVVTLTSIQDSGGTANGGDNTGSLAIASTVTVVQNNDEPTLTANGSNPTFTEGDAAASLYSGTSISTVEAGQTIKGLTFTVTNVTNGSSEIINIDGTAIMLTHGTSGSTATNSLNYSVMVIGTTATVSLTGGTLSTAATQNMIDNMSYQNNSNTPSTSNRVVTLTSIQDSGGTANGGDDTASVAIASTVTVVGVNDEPTLTSNASDPTFTEGGAAASLFSGTNISTVESGQTVSGLTFTVTNVTNGSNERVNIDGTTIVLTHGTNGSTASNSLNYSVSVIGTTATISLTGGSLSAAAAQTMVDNMSYQNNSNSPSTSNRVVTLTSIQDSGGTANGGDNTGSLAIASTVTVVQNNDEPTLTANGSNPTFTEGGAAASLYSGTSISTVEAGQTIKGLTFTVTNVTNGSSEIINIDGTAIMLTHGTSGSTATNSLNYSVMVIGTTATVSLTGGTLSTAATQNMIDNMSYQNNSNTPSTSNRVVTLTSIQDSGGTANGGDDTASVAIASTVTVVGVNDEPTLTANASNPTFTEGGAAASLFNGTSISTVEAGQTITGLSFTITNVTNGSNERINVDGTTIVLTHGTNGSTAGNSLNYSVMVIGTTATVTMTGGNMSTAATQTLVDNMSYQNNSNSPSTSNRVVTLTSIQDSGGTANGGDNTGSLAVASTVTVVQNNDEPTLTANGSNPTFTEGGAAGSLFNGTSISTVEAGQTIKGFTFTVSNVANGINEVINIDGTAIVLTHGTSGSTAGNSLSYSVTVVGTTATVALTGGTMSTATTQTLIDNMSYQNNSNTPSTSNRVVTLTSIQDSGGTANGGDDTASISVASTVTVVGVNDEPTLTANASNPTFTEGGAAASLFTGTNINTVESGQNITGLSFTITNVTNGSNERINIDGTTIVLTHGTNGSTAGNSLNYSVMVIGTTATVTMTGGNLSVAAAETMIDNMSYQNNSNSPSTSNRVVTLTSIQDSGGTANGGDNTGSLAVASTVTVVQNNDEPTLTANGSNPTFTEGGAAGSLFNGTSISTVEAGQTIKGFTFTVSNVANGINEVINIDGTAIVLTHGTSGSTAGNSLSYSVTVVGTTATVALTGGTMSTATTQTLIDNMSYQNNSNTPSTSNRVVTLTSIQDSGGTANGGDDTASISVASTVTVVGVNDEPTLTANASNPTFTEGGAVASLFNGTSISTVEVGQTITGMTFTVSNISDGNSEVIVVDGVSVVLTHGNSGTTATNGLNYNVTVVGTTATISLTGGNLSAASAQSLVDNMSYQNNSQTPTTANRVVTLTSIQDNGGTANGGDNTGSLAIASTVTVVANNDAPTLSSTASNPTYIEDGAAVSLFNGTTIDTVESGQTLTGLSFKVSNIKDGINEIINVDGTRIRLVDGRTGITSVNNLSYTVSVVGTTAHVNLTGGSLSVIAMQALVNGMSYQNNSQFPDTVERVVTLTKLSDNGGIANGGQDAGAFNISSTVGVVQVNDAPTAISLSSDVIRKSNTTGLIGTFATTDVDTDDTHNYSLVTGVGSQHNGLFTITNNLLKPKNLSAIDEGTYSIRVAVNDGHGGRFERIFTITIIDDVSSNLNITQLSGNSAVDTTLAVAETTPLATFVLEPISSDTVLSDVLETITPTLTVTPVVSTLIPTINTTADVITASTGIATGLPQRVDAGLGINAAFDFYTANGVGFSSSGDSGTSQLVPSGSDSAVSGGEPGVRVSFGSQSLPSVSTGSPSITPSPTTSPISGVAPTAPGAPLSPVTSVSPADSGLSNQPVGSDQGANSGDPSTNNNQANPTAAPLLGNGLPSGVDINNNSQQPNNAGSNSNNEPAKQGENTTGEPATNDTNSQPSEQNKQKKTEAQLQLMQNGLNFNEQLQLVSNRFEIEQLLFLEALEDMLEQPEVVNG; encoded by the coding sequence ATGCGTCACTACATCAAAAACCTGTTTAGCTTTACGCCGTTTAAATTTTTTAATGGAAATTTAAATGTTTTATGTCAACAGGTAAAAAACTGTTCTTCATCATTAAAGAATACAGATGTTTCTCCATTGCCAACAATGTACGCTTCTTTGTTACTGCCTTTAGAAAAACGCTATTTATTTGATGGAGCTGCGGTGGCAACTGCTGTTGATGCAGCTCAACAACCTGTTGAACCTCAACCGGCAAATGATGACGCTGCTGCTCAAGATTTGTTACAAGCGTTAAATACGGCGAATGAAGCAGAAAATAATAATGATACCCGAAAAGAAGTGGTTTTTATTGATAGTCGAGTAATCGATTATGAATCACTAGTGGATGGTTTAGGCGATAACCTGGAGGTCGTGGTATTAAATGCTGATCAAAATGGCGTAGAGCAAATCGCTAACAGCTTGAGTGGCCGACAGGTGGATGCTATTCACATAGTTTCCCATGGGGATGATGGTAAATTATTTTTAGGAAATACTATTCTTGATGTCAATACTCTGAATAATCATGCCAGTTATTTAACAGCGATAGGTCAGTCACTTAATAGTGTAGGGAATGATCGTGGGGATATTCTTTTATATGGTTGTGATGTTGGCCGTGGTGCAGCTGGAGAAGCATTTGTTCAAGCACTGGCTGGTTTAACTGATGCTGATATTGCTGCTTCAACGGATGATACCGGTAACAGTGATTTGAGTGGGGATTGGGATTTAGAATACAACACTGGCAATATCACTACCGATACACCGTTTTCAGAGGAGGCAATTGCCGCCTATGATTATTTATTTGCCTTACCTATTTCCAGTGATCAGACCACTAATTATGAAGGGCTGGGACTGGCTGATACAGCAGTTATTGCTAATGGCACAGTCATTGATGATATTTCTTATGATGGTTGGCGATTTAATGGATTTGGAGGTGAAACGGGTATTTATGCTCATGAAGGCAGTTTAACTGACAATGTTAATACGACTGGTACTCGTTTTTATACCAGCGATAGCTCTAACTTTAAATTTACCAGTATCGATTACGTTATTGATACCGCAGGAAATCCTGCCAATGCCACCATTACCTTTTATGGCTTTCGCAATGGTGTGCAAGTAGAGTCGCAAGGGTTTAATGCTGCAGATACCAGCTCTGGTACCTGGACTTTAAATTGGGGCTCTGTTGATGAAGTGAAGGTGGTTGCTAATACTCACTGGATCTTCATGGATAACTTAAAAGTAGGGGCGGAAATTCCTGCCAATGCAACCCCTGCTATTTCTGTCAATGACACTAATTTAGCTTATACCGAAGGAAATGCAGCGGGTCAGATAGATGGTGCTGCCACTGTCAGTGACTCGGATGGTGATGCTGAATGGAATGGGGGTTCCCTTTCCGTGCAAATTACTGGCAACGCTGAAGCAGGGGATCGCATCAGTATTGTGGACAGTGATGGCGATGGTACGGCGATTACGATTAGTGGTACCAATATTTTTGCTAATGGCGTTGATATAGGTGATTTGAGTGGGAGCGGGGGTATTGTCACTGGTGGTACCAAACTGACTATTACCTTTGACAGCGACGCTACGAATGCCAATGTACAGGAAGTATTGCAGTCAATTCGTTATGACTCGACTACTGATGATCCTGGGACATCTAATCGCACAATAACATTTACCGCTACGGATAAAAATGCAGCCAGTGGTTCGGATACACGAACTATTGTAATGACGGCTGTCAACGATGAACCTACCTTAACGTCTAACGCTAGTGACCCCACTTTTACTGAAGGGGGGGCGGCAGCCAGCCTGTTTAGTGGTACTAATATCAGTACAGTTGAGTCAGGACAGACTGTCAGTGGCCTAACCTTTACCGTCACCAATGTGACTAATGGCAGTAATGAGCGGGTCAATATCGATGGCACGACGATTGTGCTGACCCATGGCACTAATGGCTCTACTGCGAGCAATAGCTTAAATTACTCAGTGAGTGTCATTGGCACCACTGCCACCATATCGCTGACAGGGGGTAGCTTGTCAGCTGCTGCTGCGCAAACCATGGTGGACAATATGAGTTACCAGAATAACAGTAACTCGCCTAGCACCAGTAATCGGGTAGTGACCTTAACCAGTATTCAGGATAGTGGTGGTACGGCCAATGGCGGTGATAACACTGGCTCATTAGCGATTGCCTCCACCGTAACCGTGGTTCAAAACAACGATGAACCCACCTTAACTGCCAATGGTAGTAACCCCACCTTTACCGAAGGGGACGCAGCTGCCAGCTTATATAGCGGTACCAGTATCAGTACGGTAGAAGCCGGACAAACTATTAAAGGACTGACGTTTACGGTAACGAACGTTACCAATGGCAGTAGTGAAATCATCAATATTGATGGCACGGCGATTATGTTGACCCATGGCACGAGTGGTAGCACCGCTACTAATAGCTTGAATTACAGTGTGATGGTCATTGGCACGACTGCGACGGTTTCCTTAACTGGGGGCACGCTGTCAACTGCGGCTACTCAAAACATGATAGACAATATGAGCTATCAGAATAACAGCAACACGCCTAGCACCAGCAACCGGGTGGTGACGTTAACCAGTATTCAAGACAGTGGTGGTACCGCCAATGGTGGGGATGATACTGCTTCTGTCGCTATTGCTTCGACGGTTACCGTAGTTGGAGTCAATGATGAACCTACCTTAACGTCTAACGCTAGTGACCCCACTTTTACTGAAGGGGGGGCGGCAGCCAGCCTGTTTAGTGGTACTAATATCAGTACAGTTGAGTCAGGACAGACTGTCAGTGGCCTAACCTTTACCGTCACCAATGTGACTAATGGCAGTAATGAGCGGGTCAATATCGATGGCACGACGATTGTGCTGACCCATGGCACTAATGGCTCTACTGCGAGCAATAGCTTAAATTACTCAGTGAGTGTCATTGGCACCACTGCCACCATATCGCTGACAGGGGGTAGCTTGTCAGCTGCTGCTGCGCAAACCATGGTGGACAATATGAGTTACCAGAATAACAGTAACTCGCCTAGCACCAGTAATCGGGTAGTGACCTTAACCAGTATTCAGGATAGTGGTGGTACGGCCAATGGCGGTGATAACACTGGCTCATTAGCGATTGCCTCCACCGTAACCGTGGTTCAAAACAACGATGAACCCACCTTAACTGCCAATGGTAGTAACCCCACCTTTACCGAAGGGGGCGCAGCTGCCAGCTTATATAGCGGTACCAGTATCAGTACGGTAGAAGCCGGACAAACTATTAAAGGACTGACGTTTACGGTAACGAACGTTACCAATGGCAGTAGTGAAATCATCAATATTGATGGCACGGCGATTATGTTGACCCATGGCACGAGTGGTAGCACCGCTACTAATAGCTTGAATTACAGTGTGATGGTCATTGGCACGACTGCGACGGTTTCCTTAACTGGGGGCACGCTGTCAACTGCGGCTACTCAAAACATGATAGACAATATGAGCTATCAGAATAACAGCAACACGCCTAGCACCAGCAACCGGGTGGTGACGTTAACCAGTATTCAAGACAGTGGTGGTACCGCCAATGGTGGGGATGATACTGCTTCTGTCGCTATTGCTTCGACGGTTACCGTAGTTGGAGTCAATGATGAACCTACCTTAACGGCTAATGCCAGTAACCCGACCTTTACTGAAGGGGGTGCGGCGGCCAGTCTATTTAACGGAACCAGTATTAGCACGGTAGAAGCTGGTCAAACCATTACTGGGCTGAGTTTTACTATCACCAATGTCACCAATGGTAGTAATGAGCGGATTAATGTGGATGGCACCACTATTGTACTGACCCATGGCACTAACGGCAGTACGGCGGGGAATAGCCTGAACTACAGTGTGATGGTGATTGGCACTACGGCTACGGTGACCATGACGGGTGGCAATATGTCTACTGCTGCAACTCAGACATTGGTAGACAACATGAGTTACCAGAACAACAGTAATTCCCCCAGCACCAGTAACCGGGTAGTGACCTTAACCAGCATCCAGGACAGTGGTGGTACGGCCAATGGCGGTGATAACACTGGCTCATTGGCAGTGGCATCCACTGTCACCGTGGTGCAAAACAACGATGAGCCGACGCTAACCGCCAATGGCAGCAACCCCACCTTTACCGAAGGCGGCGCAGCCGGCAGTCTGTTTAATGGCACCAGTATCAGTACTGTGGAAGCGGGCCAAACCATCAAGGGCTTCACCTTTACCGTGTCCAATGTGGCCAACGGCATTAATGAAGTGATCAATATCGATGGTACCGCGATAGTGCTGACCCATGGCACCAGTGGCAGCACGGCGGGCAATAGCTTGAGCTATAGCGTTACCGTGGTGGGTACGACCGCCACTGTGGCGCTGACTGGCGGCACCATGTCCACCGCCACCACGCAAACCTTGATTGATAACATGAGTTATCAGAACAACAGCAATACCCCCAGCACCAGCAACCGGGTGGTGACGTTAACCAGTATTCAAGACAGTGGTGGTACGGCCAATGGCGGGGATGATACGGCGTCTATTTCTGTGGCTTCGACCGTGACAGTGGTGGGGGTAAACGATGAGCCGACCTTAACCGCTAATGCCAGTAACCCCACTTTTACGGAAGGGGGCGCGGCAGCTAGCCTGTTTACCGGTACCAATATCAATACGGTGGAATCGGGGCAAAATATCACGGGGCTGAGCTTTACCATTACCAATGTCACCAATGGCAGCAATGAGCGAATCAATATTGATGGCACGACGATTGTGCTGACCCATGGCACCAATGGCAGCACCGCAGGGAATAGTTTGAATTACAGCGTGATGGTGATTGGCACTACGGCTACGGTGACTATGACCGGGGGCAACCTGTCAGTGGCAGCGGCAGAAACCATGATCGACAACATGAGTTACCAGAATAACAGTAACTCGCCAAGCACCAGTAACCGGGTAGTGACCTTAACCAGCATCCAGGACAGCGGGGGTACCGCTAATGGCGGTGATAACACTGGCTCATTGGCAGTGGCATCCACTGTCACCGTGGTGCAAAACAATGACGAACCGACGCTAACCGCCAATGGCAGCAACCCCACCTTTACCGAAGGCGGGGCAGCGGGCAGCCTGTTTAATGGCACCAGTATCAGTACTGTGGAAGCGGGGCAAACCATCAAGGGCTTTACTTTTACCGTGTCCAATGTGGCCAACGGGATCAATGAGGTGATCAATATTGATGGCACGGCGATAGTGCTGACCCATGGCACCAGCGGCAGTACGGCGGGTAATAGCTTGAGTTATAGCGTTACCGTGGTGGGAACGACGGCCACCGTGGCATTGACCGGCGGCACGATGTCCACCGCCACCACGCAAACCCTGATTGATAACATGAGTTATCAGAACAACAGCAATACCCCCAGCACCAGCAACCGGGTGGTGACGTTAACCAGTATTCAAGACAGTGGTGGTACCGCCAATGGTGGGGATGATACGGCGTCTATTTCTGTGGCTTCGACTGTGACGGTGGTGGGGGTAAATGATGAGCCGACGCTAACGGCTAATGCCAGCAACCCGACCTTTACCGAAGGGGGCGCGGTAGCCAGCCTGTTTAATGGTACTAGCATTAGCACAGTAGAAGTGGGTCAAACGATTACTGGGATGACCTTTACGGTAAGTAATATCAGTGATGGAAACAGCGAAGTCATTGTTGTGGATGGTGTCTCAGTGGTGTTGACCCATGGCAATAGTGGCACCACCGCGACCAATGGCCTGAACTATAACGTGACGGTAGTGGGCACAACTGCAACCATTTCACTGACGGGAGGCAACTTATCTGCGGCGTCGGCTCAATCGCTAGTTGATAATATGAGCTATCAAAATAACAGCCAAACACCGACTACAGCGAATCGGGTAGTAACCTTAACCAGCATTCAGGACAATGGTGGTACGGCCAATGGTGGTGATAATACTGGCTCATTGGCGATTGCCTCGACAGTGACAGTGGTGGCAAACAATGATGCACCCACATTAAGTAGCACGGCCAGTAATCCTACTTACATTGAAGACGGTGCTGCAGTGAGCTTATTCAATGGCACCACCATTGATACGGTTGAATCAGGTCAAACATTAACAGGGTTGAGTTTCAAGGTTAGCAACATTAAGGATGGTATTAACGAAATCATTAATGTTGATGGAACTCGGATCAGGCTAGTGGATGGTCGTACCGGTATAACCTCGGTTAATAATCTAAGCTATACCGTTAGTGTGGTAGGGACGACAGCCCACGTGAATTTAACGGGAGGCTCGTTATCGGTTATAGCTATGCAAGCCTTGGTCAATGGCATGAGCTATCAAAATAATAGTCAATTCCCTGATACCGTTGAGCGGGTAGTCACACTAACCAAATTATCCGACAACGGTGGCATAGCCAATGGTGGGCAGGATGCAGGGGCGTTTAATATTAGCTCTACAGTAGGTGTAGTACAGGTTAATGATGCACCAACTGCAATCAGTCTATCTAGTGATGTGATTAGGAAATCCAATACCACTGGTTTAATAGGGACCTTTGCAACAACGGATGTAGATACGGATGATACCCATAATTACAGTTTGGTTACTGGTGTGGGTAGTCAACACAATGGTTTATTTACCATTACCAATAACCTACTCAAACCTAAAAATTTATCGGCAATAGATGAGGGTACTTATAGTATTCGAGTAGCAGTTAATGATGGTCATGGCGGACGTTTTGAGCGGATTTTTACCATTACTATTATTGATGATGTAAGCAGCAATCTGAATATCACCCAACTAAGTGGTAATAGTGCAGTTGATACGACACTTGCTGTTGCTGAAACGACGCCCTTAGCTACCTTTGTGCTTGAGCCTATAAGCTCAGACACTGTATTGTCTGATGTACTGGAAACGATCACGCCTACCTTAACTGTTACCCCTGTTGTGAGTACCTTAATACCAACTATTAATACGACAGCTGATGTGATTACTGCCAGCACAGGCATAGCAACGGGCTTACCCCAAAGGGTAGATGCAGGTTTAGGCATTAATGCAGCATTTGATTTTTACACGGCTAATGGCGTTGGTTTTAGTTCCAGTGGTGACAGTGGTACCAGCCAGCTAGTCCCCAGTGGTAGTGATTCGGCTGTATCTGGTGGTGAGCCAGGTGTTCGGGTTAGTTTTGGCTCACAATCGCTACCAAGTGTTTCAACCGGCTCACCCTCAATAACACCATCCCCTACAACGTCACCCATTTCGGGAGTGGCTCCCACTGCACCTGGGGCTCCCCTATCCCCAGTAACATCTGTATCTCCGGCTGATAGTGGCTTGAGTAATCAACCTGTAGGTAGTGATCAAGGAGCTAATAGTGGTGACCCATCAACTAATAACAACCAAGCTAATCCTACTGCTGCACCGTTACTAGGCAATGGTTTACCAAGTGGTGTAGATATAAATAACAATAGTCAGCAGCCAAATAATGCAGGGTCAAATTCTAACAATGAGCCAGCTAAGCAAGGAGAAAACACAACTGGTGAGCCTGCAACAAATGACACAAATAGTCAGCCGAGTGAGCAAAATAAGCAGAAAAAAACTGAAGCACAGCTACAATTAATGCAAAACGGGCTCAACTTTAATGAGCAATTACAACTGGTCAGTAATCGTTTTGAAATTGAACAGCTGCTGTTTTTAGAGGCTCTAGAAGATATGCTGGAGCAGCCTGAAGTGGTTAATGGGTAA